The Thermomonospora amylolytica sequence ACCGGGGCGGGCGGGGGACGGGCGCGCCCTGGGGAGCCGGGGCACCGGCTGCGACGCGGGCGGCGGAACGCGCGGCGTCGACGGCCGTCACCCGCCGTACCAGCGGTTCCAGCGCCGCGGGGAGCGGGCCGTTCCCGCAGCCGAGGTCCAGGCACTCGTCGGTCGGGACGGGTTCGGCGAAGTCCACGAGCCGGTCCAGATGCGGGGAGGCGGAGCTCCGTTGCCCGTGGACCTTGGCCGTGGTGGGTGACACGTCGGGACTCCCTTGCCGCGCGGGGAAGCAGCTGTCTCAGTTGAGACGGCCGTCTCGGCGCGGAAGTTCGGACATCGCCGTCAATCCAGGGACTGCCCCCATATGGCCAGCATGGCGATGACGAAGACGACGATGATGCCCTTGTAGCCGGGCACGGGCCAGCGCAGCCGCGCGGCGACGTACCGCAGCAGGTACGCGGCCATCAGCCCGATGAAGACCAGCAGTATGAACCCTGTGACGTCCATTGGGCCCAGTATCGGGGCGGGACGGGCGGCGGTCCACCGGGGCGGGCCGTCCGGTCTTGTTCGACCCGGAGTCGAATTGTGTTCGGGTGGGGGATACGCTCCGGCTGTGGCAGATGTGACTGAAGTTCGGCAGGCGGACCGCGTCGACGCGCTGATGGTGCACCTGGCGCGGGGCCGGGTGGCGCTCGGCGCGGCGGCGTTCCTGGCCCCGGGGGTGACCGCCCGGGTCCTCGGGCTGGGGAAGGGCCCGGACGCCGGGCGCGATATGGCGACCCGGCTGTTCGCCTCGCGGGAGATCGCGCTCGGGGCCGGCTACCTGCTCGGCAAGGGGCAGTCCCGGTCGGCGTGGGCCCGGCTGGGTGTGGCGGTGGACGCGCTGGACGCGATCGCCTCGATCAAGTCCCGCAGGGCCCGCGGCGGGCCGGCGGTGCCGCTGTGGGCCGCCGCCGCGTTCTCGGCCGTGGCGCTGGGCGCCACCGGGCTCGGCGCGGCGAAGGTCGCCAAGGACCTGACCGGCTGACCCGGGGAATCCTCGGAAGAACGGGCCGGGCGATCCGCGCTCCGCGGAGTTCCGCCGCGGTCGCCTGACCCGTCCGCCCGGGAACGGCCTCCGGGCACCGAAATGACGACACGGTTCGCCTTCCGTCCCCGGCTGGGTACACACCCACCCGGAGGCAGGGGGGTGACCGATGCGTGTTGGCGGCAGGGCCGGTACGGCCGTGGCGACCGGGCCGGCGGTGCCGCCGCGCAGGGGGCGGCTGTACGCGATCCTCGGCGCGCTCATGATGGCGATGCTGCTGGCCGCCCTGGATCAGACCATCGTCGCCACCGCGCTGCCCACCATCGTCGGCGACCTGCGCGGCGCCGAGCACCTGTCGTGGGTGGTGACCGCGTACCTGCTGGCCACCACCACGGTGACGCCGCTGTGGGGACGGCTGGGCGACCAGTACGGGCGCAAGCACCTGTTCCTGGCGTCCATCGTGATCTTCCTGGTGGGCTCGGCGCTGTGCGGGCTGGCCCGGACCATGCCGGAGCTGATCGCGTTCCGGGCGCTGCAGGGGGTGGGCGGCGGCGGGCTGATGTCGCTGGCCATGGCGATCGTCGGGGACGTGGTGCCGCCCCGTGAGCGGGGCCGCTACCAGGGGCTCTTCGGCGCGGTCTTCGGGGTGTCGAGTGTGCTGGGGCCGCTGCTGGGCGGCTTCTTCGTCGACCACCTGTCCTGGCCGTGGGTGTTCTACGTCAACCTGCCGCTGGGCGCGGCGGCGCTGGCGGTGATCGTGGCGGTGCTGCCGGCCGACCGGCGGCACGAGCGGCATCCGGTCGACTATCCGGGGATCGCGCTGCTGGCGACGGCCACGATCTGCCTGGTGCTGGCGGCGACCTGGGGCGGCACCACGTACGCCTGGGGCTCGCCGGTCATCGTCGGGCTGCTGGCGGCGGCGGTGGCGGCCGCGCTGGGCTGGCTGGCGTCGGCGCGCCGGGCGGCCGAGCCGGTGCTGCCGCTGCGGCTGTTCGGCGTCGAGGTGTTCGTGGTGTCGGCGGCGCTGGGCTGCGCGGTCGGCTTCGCGATGCTCGGGGCGCTGACGTACCTGCCGCTGTACCTGCAGGTGGTGCACGGCGTGTCGGCGACGCTGTCGGGGGTGCACCTGCTGCCGATGGTGGCCGGGATGCTGGTCGGCTCGATCGGCAGCGGGCAGCTGATCAGCAGGTACGGCCGCTACAAGGTGTTCCCGGTGGCCGGGATGACGA is a genomic window containing:
- a CDS encoding class I SAM-dependent methyltransferase, which translates into the protein MSPTTAKVHGQRSSASPHLDRLVDFAEPVPTDECLDLGCGNGPLPAALEPLVRRVTAVDAARSAARVAAGAPAPQGAPVPRPPRSPRPS
- a CDS encoding MFS transporter yields the protein MRVGGRAGTAVATGPAVPPRRGRLYAILGALMMAMLLAALDQTIVATALPTIVGDLRGAEHLSWVVTAYLLATTTVTPLWGRLGDQYGRKHLFLASIVIFLVGSALCGLARTMPELIAFRALQGVGGGGLMSLAMAIVGDVVPPRERGRYQGLFGAVFGVSSVLGPLLGGFFVDHLSWPWVFYVNLPLGAAALAVIVAVLPADRRHERHPVDYPGIALLATATICLVLAATWGGTTYAWGSPVIVGLLAAAVAAALGWLASARRAAEPVLPLRLFGVEVFVVSAALGCAVGFAMLGALTYLPLYLQVVHGVSATLSGVHLLPMVAGMLVGSIGSGQLISRYGRYKVFPVAGMTITALALWLLSGLERTTSTAVMNGYLLLLGLGLGLVMQVTVIAAQNAVPYRDLGAATAGVTFFRSIGGSFGVAVFGSLFSSRLEHDIARIAGTAGLPPGFDPRAAGEDPALIGTLPPALRVRFLDAYNDAIAEVFGWAVPVAVAGVLLALLLREIPLRATAKAGPDLGEGMAGTPTYRTSRQEVEGRLSRLMMRDAGAREMYARLGVLAEVHLPAGSMWALCRIAEEGSVSSAELARRAGVPVQRGRPYVDRLVRAGYVVRRDGRLEITDAGRATAERLLTARNRGLARHLAGWSPEDHAELSRLLAELARDSLDAPPDLRAPARP